The following nucleotide sequence is from Acidobacteriota bacterium.
GAAACCTCTCTACGCCGACGTCGCGAAGCAATTCGTGGACCGCTATCGGGCGTCCGCAGAGCGTGGCGCCGGACTCGGTCATGCCGTCGGCATGGCGACTCATAATTTCGGCGGCGGCACCGGTCTCATGCGGCCGGGCATGGTGTTTACGATCCGAGCCGGCGCTCACCATTCCCGAAGAGCAGATCTACATCCGGCTGGAAGACATGATTGTCATCCACAGAGACGGGCGCGACAGTCCTTTCCCGGATTTTGTGCCGCGCAGCATTGCGGCGGTGGAGAGGATGGCCGGGCGGGGCTTCTGCAGCAATGCCGCCGGATTCGCTGACGTCCATGACAGACCCGACGGGGCCCCCGGCGCGCACCCGGCGAAGCCGCGGTATTCCGGAAAAATCCACGGCGGTTTCAGGACAAATGCAGGCTGAATCCCGATCGTTACGGCCGAGATCGACAAGGTGCTGGCCTCCGGCAAGCCGCCGGCAGCGTAAAAATCTGACCGATCATGGTGGACGAGGTGCTGGCCTGCCTTCGCCCTGTGGCCGGTGACGTGGCCGTGGACTGCACACTGGGCGGCGGAGGGCATACGCGCGCGTTGCTCGGTCGCGTGTGTTGCCGGGTAGCCGCGTGATT
It contains:
- the mraW gene encoding 16S rRNA (cytosine(1402)-N(4))-methyltransferase, giving the protein MVDEVLACLRPVAGDVAVDCTLGGGGHTRALLGRVCCRVAA